The proteins below come from a single Burkholderia contaminans genomic window:
- a CDS encoding phosphate acetyltransferase yields MENRHEKYLRLIEHCRTLAPMPTAVAHPCDRSSLEGALEAARKGLIEPILVGPRARIEATAAEAGLSIIDHEIVDAPYSEASAAAAVRLVRDGRAAALMKGSLHTDELMAEVVRHDAGLRTGRRISHCFVMDVPAHADPLIVTDAAINIAPTLEEKVDILQNAIDLAHALEFAQVRVAILSAMETVNPKVPSTLEAAALCKMVDRRQITGALVDGPLALDNAIDPEAARIKQIDSPVAGHANVLMVPDLEAGNMLAKSLSFLAGADAAGIVLGARVPIILTSRADSLITRLASCAVAMLVANAQREAAGRAG; encoded by the coding sequence ATGGAAAACAGACACGAGAAATATCTCCGCCTCATCGAACACTGCCGGACGCTCGCGCCGATGCCGACGGCCGTCGCGCACCCGTGCGATCGAAGCTCGCTCGAGGGCGCACTGGAGGCGGCGCGCAAGGGGCTCATCGAGCCGATCCTGGTCGGCCCGCGTGCCCGTATCGAAGCGACCGCCGCGGAGGCCGGGCTGTCGATCATCGATCACGAGATCGTCGATGCGCCGTACAGCGAGGCGTCGGCGGCAGCGGCGGTGCGGCTCGTCCGCGACGGGCGGGCGGCCGCGCTGATGAAGGGCAGCCTGCATACCGACGAGCTCATGGCCGAAGTGGTGCGTCACGATGCCGGATTGCGCACGGGCCGGCGCATCAGCCATTGCTTCGTCATGGACGTGCCCGCCCATGCCGATCCGCTCATCGTGACCGACGCGGCGATCAATATCGCGCCGACGCTCGAGGAAAAGGTCGACATCCTGCAGAACGCGATCGATCTCGCCCATGCGCTTGAATTTGCGCAGGTGCGCGTGGCGATCCTGTCGGCGATGGAGACGGTCAACCCGAAAGTGCCGTCGACGCTCGAAGCCGCCGCGCTGTGCAAGATGGTGGATCGGCGGCAGATCACTGGCGCGCTCGTCGACGGCCCGCTTGCGCTCGACAACGCGATCGATCCCGAGGCCGCGCGCATCAAGCAGATCGACTCGCCGGTGGCCGGGCATGCGAACGTGCTGATGGTGCCCGACCTCGAAGCCGGCAACATGCTCGCCAAGAGCCTGTCGTTCCTGGCCGGCGCGGACGCCGCAGGGATCGTGCTCGGTGCGCGCGTGCCGATCATCCTGACGAGTCGCGCCGATTCGCTGATCACCCGGCTCGCTTCATGCGCGGTCGCGATGCTCGTCGCGAATGCGCAGCGCGAAGCGGCCGGGCGCGCGGGGTGA
- a CDS encoding acetate/propionate family kinase translates to MADVILVLNAGSSSIKFSAFDVQGDTLGLIVHGQVDGLYTATVHFSAVDHHAERHEQQWAGGDTFGHQEGLEQIAAFLEAHQEGHRLAAVGHRVVHGGQRFSGPVRVTPEIVAELEKLTPLAPLHQPHNLTPIRILEAVQPGIEQVACFDTAFHCTQPAVTQAFALPESITSRGVRRYGFHGLSYEYIASVLPDVAPQAARGRTVVAHLGNGASMCALVAGKSVASTMGFTAVDGLPMGTRCGNLDPGVVLFLMDELGMDVRAVEDLIYRRSGLLGVSGLSSDMRTLLASDDPHARFAIELYIYRIARELGSLAAAMEGIDAIVFTAGIGEHAAAIREGVMRRAAWLGVEIDVDANNSGGPLVTTASSRVPVWVIPTNEEWMIAQHTRRLIR, encoded by the coding sequence ATGGCAGACGTGATTCTGGTGTTGAATGCCGGCTCTTCGAGCATCAAGTTTTCCGCATTCGACGTGCAGGGCGACACGCTCGGGCTGATCGTGCACGGCCAGGTCGATGGGCTTTACACGGCCACCGTGCACTTCAGCGCCGTCGACCATCACGCGGAACGTCACGAGCAGCAATGGGCCGGCGGCGACACGTTCGGCCATCAGGAAGGGCTCGAGCAGATCGCCGCGTTCCTGGAGGCTCACCAGGAAGGGCATCGTCTTGCGGCGGTGGGCCATCGCGTCGTGCATGGCGGGCAACGCTTCAGCGGCCCGGTGCGCGTCACGCCCGAGATCGTGGCCGAGCTGGAAAAGCTCACGCCGCTCGCGCCGTTGCATCAGCCTCACAACCTGACGCCGATCCGCATCCTCGAAGCGGTGCAGCCCGGTATCGAGCAGGTGGCCTGCTTCGACACGGCATTCCACTGCACGCAGCCCGCGGTGACCCAGGCGTTCGCGCTGCCCGAGTCGATCACCAGCCGGGGCGTGCGCCGCTACGGCTTTCATGGGCTCTCGTACGAGTACATCGCAAGCGTGCTGCCTGACGTCGCGCCACAGGCAGCGCGCGGGCGCACGGTCGTCGCCCACCTCGGCAACGGCGCGAGCATGTGCGCGCTCGTGGCGGGCAAGAGTGTCGCGAGCACGATGGGGTTCACCGCCGTCGACGGGCTGCCGATGGGCACGCGCTGCGGCAACCTGGACCCGGGTGTCGTGCTGTTCCTGATGGATGAACTCGGGATGGACGTGCGCGCCGTCGAGGATCTGATCTATCGGCGTTCCGGGTTGCTCGGGGTGTCCGGCCTGTCGAGCGACATGCGCACGCTGCTCGCGAGCGACGATCCGCACGCGCGCTTCGCGATCGAGCTGTACATCTATCGCATCGCGCGCGAACTTGGGTCACTCGCCGCCGCGATGGAAGGCATCGACGCCATCGTCTTCACGGCGGGGATCGGCGAGCACGCAGCGGCGATTCGCGAAGGGGTGATGCGCCGTGCGGCGTGGCTCGGCGTCGAGATCGACGTCGACGCCAACAACTCTGGCGGGCCGCTGGTCACGACGGCGTCGAGTCGTGTACCGGTGTGGGTGATCCCGACCAACGAGGAATGGATGATCGCGCAACATACGCGCCGGCTGATCCGGTGA
- a CDS encoding alpha/beta fold hydrolase, translating into MPETVNTRRRLILGTTLASLSLADLGFSALAHAQSAPDAPPAKRTAGVASLGTIHQIDAGVLNVGYADLGPKNGPVVFLLHGWPYDIYSYAEVAPLLVAAGYRVIVPYLRGYGSTTFRSADTVRNGQQAVTAVDIVALMDALKIDRAVFGGYDWGARTADIIAALWPQRVKALVSVSGYLIGSQEANRKPLPPQAEFQWWYQFYFTTERGELGYTQNRDAFNKLIWQLASPKWQFSDETYARTAASFQNPDHVAVVIHNYRWRLGLAKGEAQYDDIERRLAAGPAITVPTITMEGDANGAPHPAPAAYAKKFTGKYQHRTITGGIGHNLPQEAPQAFADAILQVEHL; encoded by the coding sequence ATGCCTGAAACCGTGAACACCCGCCGCCGCCTGATCCTCGGTACGACGCTCGCAAGCCTGAGCCTCGCCGACCTCGGCTTCAGCGCCCTGGCGCATGCGCAGTCGGCGCCCGATGCCCCGCCTGCGAAGCGCACGGCCGGCGTCGCGTCGCTGGGCACGATCCATCAGATCGACGCGGGCGTGCTCAACGTCGGGTATGCGGACCTCGGGCCGAAGAACGGCCCCGTCGTGTTCCTGCTGCACGGCTGGCCGTACGATATCTACAGCTACGCGGAAGTCGCGCCGCTGCTCGTCGCGGCCGGCTATCGCGTGATCGTGCCGTACCTGCGCGGCTACGGGTCGACGACGTTCCGCTCGGCCGATACGGTGCGCAACGGCCAGCAGGCCGTGACAGCCGTCGACATCGTCGCGCTGATGGATGCGCTGAAGATCGACCGCGCGGTGTTCGGCGGCTACGACTGGGGCGCGCGCACGGCCGACATCATCGCGGCGCTGTGGCCGCAGCGCGTGAAGGCGCTGGTATCGGTGAGCGGTTACCTGATCGGCAGCCAGGAGGCGAATCGCAAGCCGCTTCCACCGCAGGCCGAGTTCCAGTGGTGGTATCAGTTCTACTTCACGACCGAGCGCGGCGAACTCGGCTACACGCAGAATCGCGATGCGTTCAACAAGCTGATCTGGCAGCTCGCGTCGCCGAAATGGCAGTTCTCCGACGAAACCTATGCTCGCACGGCCGCGTCGTTCCAGAACCCCGATCACGTGGCCGTCGTGATCCACAACTATCGCTGGCGCCTCGGGCTCGCGAAGGGCGAGGCGCAGTACGACGACATCGAGCGCCGCCTCGCGGCCGGGCCGGCGATCACGGTGCCGACGATCACGATGGAGGGCGACGCGAACGGCGCGCCGCATCCGGCGCCGGCCGCGTACGCGAAGAAGTTCACCGGCAAGTACCAGCACCGCACGATCACCGGCGGCATCGGCCACAACCTGCCGCAGGAAGCGCCGCAGGCGTTTGCGGATGCGATCCTGCAAGTGGAGCACCTGTGA
- a CDS encoding cytochrome P460 family protein: protein MRAHVGVVRRGMRRTFVAGVLLAGAWSASGPAAFAEQPKPAAAASPIYGVTIPPGYRKWEMVAPAEEAAPLDELRVVLGNPVAIRALEQATLPFPDGTILVKLAYKRKQSDELPSATVPGHATTVQVMVKDSRRYASTGGWGFGRFINGVPADIGQHQTCFACHQARVKNHDYVFTRLAP, encoded by the coding sequence ATGCGGGCGCACGTGGGGGTGGTGCGCCGCGGCATGCGACGCACGTTCGTCGCGGGCGTGCTGCTGGCCGGCGCGTGGTCGGCCAGCGGTCCGGCCGCATTCGCGGAGCAGCCGAAGCCGGCCGCTGCCGCTTCGCCGATCTATGGCGTGACGATCCCACCCGGCTACCGGAAGTGGGAAATGGTCGCGCCGGCCGAGGAAGCCGCACCGCTCGATGAGCTGCGTGTGGTGCTCGGCAACCCCGTCGCGATCCGCGCGCTCGAACAGGCGACGCTGCCGTTCCCGGACGGCACGATCCTCGTGAAGCTCGCGTACAAGCGCAAGCAATCCGACGAGCTTCCTAGTGCCACGGTGCCGGGCCACGCGACGACCGTGCAGGTGATGGTGAAGGACTCGCGCCGCTATGCGTCGACAGGCGGCTGGGGTTTCGGGCGCTTCATCAACGGCGTGCCGGCCGACATCGGCCAGCATCAGACGTGTTTTGCGTGCCATCAGGCGCGTGTGAAGAACCACGATTACGTGTTCACGCGGCTTGCGCCGTGA
- a CDS encoding DUF4148 domain-containing protein, translating to MKAARILAVAVLAVAPALSFADTGHGLTRADVRADLVRLEKAGYNPASSEANYPNDIAAAENAVAAQQVARSDQNGPSKSQGDNVADASTPAGHRDASQSRSARNAADDLYAHS from the coding sequence ATGAAAGCCGCTCGAATCCTCGCTGTCGCCGTCCTCGCCGTCGCACCCGCCCTGTCGTTTGCCGATACCGGCCACGGCCTCACGCGCGCCGACGTGCGCGCCGATCTCGTCCGCCTGGAGAAGGCCGGCTACAACCCGGCCAGCAGCGAAGCGAACTACCCGAACGATATCGCGGCCGCAGAGAACGCCGTCGCCGCGCAGCAGGTCGCGCGTTCCGACCAGAACGGCCCGTCGAAATCGCAAGGCGACAATGTCGCCGATGCGTCGACGCCGGCCGGCCATCGCGACGCGTCCCAATCGCGTTCCGCACGGAATGCCGCCGACGACCTGTACGCGCATTCGTGA
- a CDS encoding alpha/beta fold hydrolase: protein MSGLVKRVLVSAAVVGGLFGAVAAQAAPKEDLKGTNVVLVHGAFADGSSWNRVIPLLEARGLHVVSVQNPLSSLADDAAATKRTVDAQKGPVVLVGHSWAGVVISEAGNDDKVKSLVYVAAFAPDNGQSIADVTQGLPAPAWAGELRKDAGGFATLSDKAIAQDFAPDLPPARQRLVAATQGPWYGGCISEKVTQAAWHAKPSTFVVTTQDKMIDPALQEAMAKRIGATVTRVNGSHVSMLSQPKAVADAIIAAAERAKQDQQ from the coding sequence ATGTCCGGTTTGGTGAAACGCGTTCTGGTATCCGCCGCAGTGGTCGGCGGACTGTTCGGTGCGGTCGCGGCGCAGGCCGCGCCGAAAGAAGATCTGAAGGGCACGAACGTCGTGCTCGTGCACGGCGCGTTCGCCGACGGGTCGAGCTGGAACCGCGTGATTCCGCTGCTCGAGGCGCGCGGGCTGCACGTGGTGTCGGTGCAGAATCCGCTGAGCTCGCTCGCCGACGATGCGGCCGCGACGAAGCGCACGGTGGACGCGCAGAAGGGGCCGGTCGTGCTGGTCGGCCATTCGTGGGCCGGCGTCGTGATCAGCGAGGCGGGCAACGACGACAAGGTGAAGTCGCTCGTGTACGTCGCCGCGTTCGCGCCCGACAACGGCCAGTCGATCGCCGACGTCACGCAGGGGCTGCCGGCGCCCGCGTGGGCCGGCGAGCTGCGCAAGGACGCGGGCGGTTTCGCCACGCTGTCGGACAAGGCGATCGCACAGGATTTCGCGCCGGACCTGCCGCCCGCGCGGCAGCGCCTCGTTGCGGCAACCCAGGGGCCGTGGTATGGCGGTTGCATCTCGGAGAAGGTCACGCAGGCCGCGTGGCATGCGAAGCCGTCGACGTTCGTCGTCACGACGCAGGACAAGATGATCGACCCGGCGCTGCAGGAAGCGATGGCGAAGCGGATCGGTGCGACGGTCACGCGCGTGAACGGCAGCCATGTGTCGATGCTGAGCCAGCCGAAGGCCGTGGCCGACGCGATCATCGCGGCGGCCGAACGCGCGAAGCAGGATCAGCAGTGA
- a CDS encoding rhodanese-like domain-containing protein produces MTVALEERTAAQQALEDTRAAAAAAGTPYAGGVAPDVAWALFAAGDALLVDVRTAEERKFVGHVPESLHVPWATGTSLTRNPRFVRELEAKTGKDAVVLLLCRSGNRSAQAAEAATKGGFTQVFNVLEGFEGDLDERQHRGGSNGWRFRGLPWAQD; encoded by the coding sequence ATGACGGTTGCATTGGAAGAACGAACCGCTGCGCAGCAGGCGCTCGAAGACACGCGCGCGGCGGCAGCAGCGGCCGGCACGCCCTACGCGGGCGGCGTCGCGCCGGACGTGGCGTGGGCGCTGTTCGCCGCCGGCGACGCATTGCTGGTGGACGTGCGCACCGCCGAGGAGCGGAAATTCGTCGGCCACGTGCCGGAGTCGCTGCACGTGCCGTGGGCGACGGGCACGAGCCTGACGCGCAACCCGCGCTTCGTGCGCGAACTGGAAGCGAAGACCGGCAAGGACGCCGTCGTGCTGTTGCTGTGCCGCAGCGGCAACCGCTCGGCGCAGGCGGCCGAGGCGGCGACGAAGGGCGGCTTTACGCAGGTATTCAACGTGCTCGAAGGGTTCGAGGGCGACCTCGACGAGCGGCAGCATCGCGGCGGCAGCAATGGCTGGCGTTTTCGCGGCCTGCCGTGGGCGCAGGACTGA
- the epsC gene encoding serine O-acetyltransferase EpsC — translation MAAFDIDDIVQSLQTVRRAWREKQRRSLEPGGRDLPAREALAQIIGALKGVLFPMRLGPPDLRQESENFHVAHALDAALNALLAQVKLELRYAARQRNADGPVDNVDEVASTAVQAFAARLPEIRRLLDSDVLAAFHGDPAAGSVDEVLLCYPGILAMIHHRLAHELYGLGLPLLARIIAEQAHAETGIDIHPGARIGAGFFIDHGTGVVIGETAIIGERVRVYQAVTLGAKRFPRDAAGHLEKGLARHPIVEDDVVIYAGATILGRVTIGRGAVIGGNVWLTQDVPAGENITQAVLRSEANAAPRTAARVA, via the coding sequence ATGGCCGCATTCGACATCGACGACATCGTTCAATCGCTGCAGACCGTGCGCCGCGCATGGCGCGAGAAGCAGCGGCGCTCGCTCGAACCGGGCGGGCGCGACCTACCGGCGCGCGAGGCACTCGCGCAGATCATCGGCGCGCTGAAAGGCGTGCTGTTCCCGATGCGGCTCGGGCCGCCCGACCTGCGCCAGGAGAGCGAGAACTTCCACGTGGCCCATGCGCTCGACGCGGCGCTGAATGCGCTGCTCGCACAGGTGAAGCTGGAATTGCGCTACGCGGCGCGGCAGCGCAACGCCGACGGGCCGGTCGACAACGTCGACGAAGTGGCGTCGACGGCGGTGCAGGCGTTTGCCGCGCGCTTGCCCGAGATTCGCCGGCTGCTCGACAGCGACGTGCTGGCCGCGTTCCACGGCGACCCGGCGGCCGGCAGCGTCGACGAAGTGCTGCTGTGCTACCCGGGCATCCTCGCGATGATCCACCACCGGCTCGCGCACGAACTGTACGGGCTCGGCTTGCCGCTGCTCGCACGGATCATCGCCGAGCAGGCGCACGCGGAGACGGGCATCGACATTCATCCGGGCGCGCGCATCGGCGCGGGCTTCTTCATCGATCACGGCACGGGTGTCGTGATCGGCGAGACGGCGATCATCGGCGAGCGCGTGCGCGTGTACCAGGCCGTCACGCTCGGCGCGAAGCGCTTTCCGCGCGACGCGGCCGGCCATCTGGAGAAGGGGCTCGCCCGCCATCCGATCGTCGAGGACGACGTGGTGATCTATGCCGGCGCAACGATCCTCGGTCGCGTGACGATCGGGCGCGGCGCGGTGATCGGCGGCAACGTGTGGCTCACGCAGGACGTGCCGGCCGGCGAGAACATCACGCAGGCCGTGCTGCGCAGCGAAGCGAACGCCGCGCCGCGCACGGCCGCGCGCGTCGCATAG
- a CDS encoding helix-turn-helix domain-containing protein — MSDLIHHFGANVRKLREARTWSQEQLAEHAGLNRSYIGEIERGEAIASIVTADKIARAFDVSISTLLPGAYVT; from the coding sequence ATGAGCGACCTCATCCATCACTTCGGCGCCAATGTGCGCAAGCTGCGCGAAGCACGCACGTGGTCGCAGGAGCAACTGGCCGAGCATGCGGGGCTGAACCGCTCGTATATCGGCGAGATCGAGCGCGGCGAGGCGATCGCGTCGATCGTCACCGCCGACAAGATCGCCCGCGCATTCGACGTGTCGATCTCGACGCTGCTGCCGGGTGCGTACGTCACCTGA
- a CDS encoding family 2A encapsulin nanocompartment shell protein has translation MSTVASGTAALSDHAARQLANATKTVPQLSTITPRWLTHLLQWVPVEAGIYRLNQVKNPEAVRAACTQLEDESVLPQTFVPYEEQPREYFLNAVSTVLDVHTRISDLYSSPHDQIKEQLRLTIETIKELQESQLINNPDYGLLANVTDEQRIFPLTGAPTPDDLDELLTKVWKEPAFFLTHPLAIAAFGRECTRRGVPPPTVSLFGSQFITWRGIPLIPSDKVPVADGKTKILLLRVGDKRQGVVGLYQPGVAGEQGPGLSVRFMGINNQAIASYLISLYCSLAVHSPDALAVLDDVEIAKYHDYPDTYR, from the coding sequence ATGTCGACCGTTGCAAGCGGCACGGCTGCGCTGAGCGATCACGCCGCCCGCCAACTAGCGAACGCTACCAAGACCGTCCCCCAGCTTTCCACGATCACGCCGCGCTGGCTGACCCACCTGCTGCAATGGGTGCCGGTCGAGGCCGGCATCTACCGGCTGAACCAGGTGAAGAACCCGGAAGCCGTGCGCGCCGCGTGCACACAGCTCGAGGACGAAAGCGTGCTGCCGCAGACCTTCGTGCCGTACGAGGAACAGCCGCGCGAGTATTTCCTGAACGCGGTGAGCACGGTGCTCGACGTGCATACGCGGATCTCCGATCTTTACAGCAGCCCGCACGACCAGATCAAGGAACAGCTGCGCCTGACGATCGAGACGATCAAGGAGTTGCAGGAAAGCCAGCTGATCAACAACCCCGACTACGGGCTGCTGGCCAACGTGACCGACGAGCAGCGGATCTTCCCGCTGACGGGCGCGCCGACGCCGGACGATCTCGACGAGCTGCTGACCAAGGTGTGGAAGGAACCCGCGTTCTTCCTCACGCACCCGCTCGCGATCGCCGCGTTCGGCCGCGAATGCACGCGGCGCGGCGTGCCGCCGCCGACGGTAAGCCTGTTCGGCTCGCAGTTCATCACGTGGCGCGGCATTCCGCTGATCCCGTCGGACAAGGTGCCGGTGGCGGACGGCAAGACCAAGATCCTGCTGCTGCGCGTCGGCGACAAGCGCCAGGGTGTGGTCGGCCTGTATCAGCCGGGCGTCGCGGGCGAACAGGGCCCGGGCCTGTCGGTGCGCTTCATGGGGATCAACAACCAGGCGATCGCGTCGTACCTGATCTCGTTGTATTGCTCGCTCGCGGTCCATTCGCCGGATGCGCTGGCTGTCCTCGATGACGTCGAAATCGCCAAGTACCATGACTATCCCGACACCTACCGTTAA
- a CDS encoding family 2A encapsulin nanocompartment cargo protein cysteine desulfurase — translation MTIPTPTVNPGLAGGDAHALPHAPLPAGLPDPATLARLASEFFATPPGQATAPDLSAGSGAVGGVPSALPAAAPILASVSNPVPGGSPLAGPGGAGTGVPGLALPQGKVPGANLAPSAPTHVLSLGNRAPALAPHAAAQNGLPDNVVSIAPALEPRVGGAALGVPPVNAPAPEGAAKASPYYFTDGSLQGWQGTPQDIVVPSNGLASPEAFGLPGDDALRALLAVQRDVPVSRASGADVPRYFIDDTHAAEPQGQLYRGAHPPFDVNAIRRDFPILQERVNGKQLVWFDNAATTHKPQAVIDRLAYFYAHENSNIHRAAHALAGRATDAYEHARETVQRFIGASSPDEIVFVRGTTEAINLIAKSWGVQNVGEGDEIIVSNLEHHANIVPWQQLAALKGAKLRVIPVDDSGQVLLDEYRKLLNDRTKIVSVTQVSNALGTVVPVKEIVELAHRAGAKALVDGAQSISHMRVDVQALDADFFVFSGHKIYGPTGIGVVYGKRAILDDMPPWQGGGNMIADVTFERTVFQPPPNRFEAGTGNIADAVGLGAALDYVNRVGIENIARYEHDLLAYATSVLAPVPGVRLVGTARDKASVLSFVLKGYETEEVGQALNEEGIAVRSGHHCAQPILRRFGLEATVRPSLAFYNTCDEVDALVRVVRRLAARR, via the coding sequence ATGACTATCCCGACACCTACCGTTAATCCCGGCCTGGCCGGCGGCGACGCGCATGCGTTGCCGCACGCGCCGCTGCCGGCCGGCTTGCCCGACCCGGCGACGCTTGCGCGGCTCGCGTCCGAGTTCTTCGCGACGCCGCCGGGGCAAGCCACCGCGCCCGATCTGTCGGCGGGCAGCGGGGCGGTCGGCGGCGTGCCGTCGGCGTTGCCGGCTGCCGCGCCGATCCTTGCGTCGGTCAGCAACCCGGTACCGGGCGGCTCGCCGCTCGCGGGGCCGGGCGGCGCGGGCACCGGCGTGCCGGGTCTCGCGCTCCCGCAAGGAAAGGTGCCCGGTGCGAATCTCGCGCCGTCCGCGCCGACGCACGTGCTGTCGCTCGGCAACCGCGCACCCGCGCTCGCGCCGCATGCGGCCGCGCAGAACGGGCTGCCCGACAACGTCGTGTCGATCGCGCCGGCGCTGGAGCCGCGCGTCGGCGGCGCGGCGCTCGGCGTGCCGCCCGTGAATGCGCCGGCACCGGAAGGCGCGGCGAAGGCGTCGCCGTACTACTTCACCGACGGCTCGCTGCAAGGCTGGCAGGGGACGCCGCAGGACATCGTCGTGCCGTCGAATGGCCTCGCGTCGCCGGAAGCGTTCGGGTTGCCGGGCGACGACGCGCTGCGCGCGCTGCTCGCCGTGCAGCGCGACGTGCCGGTGTCGCGTGCGTCGGGCGCCGACGTGCCGCGCTACTTCATCGACGACACGCACGCAGCCGAGCCGCAAGGCCAGCTGTATCGCGGTGCACACCCGCCGTTCGACGTGAACGCGATCCGCCGCGATTTCCCGATCCTGCAGGAGCGCGTGAACGGCAAGCAGCTCGTGTGGTTCGACAATGCAGCGACGACGCACAAGCCGCAGGCCGTGATCGATCGGCTCGCGTATTTCTACGCACACGAGAACTCGAACATTCACCGCGCGGCCCATGCGCTGGCCGGCCGCGCGACGGATGCGTACGAGCATGCGCGGGAAACGGTGCAGCGCTTCATCGGCGCATCGTCGCCCGACGAAATCGTGTTCGTGCGCGGCACGACCGAGGCGATCAATTTGATCGCGAAGTCGTGGGGCGTGCAGAACGTCGGCGAAGGCGACGAGATCATCGTATCGAATCTCGAGCACCACGCGAACATCGTGCCGTGGCAGCAGCTTGCCGCGCTCAAGGGCGCGAAGCTGCGCGTGATTCCGGTCGACGATTCGGGGCAGGTGCTGCTCGACGAATACCGGAAGCTGCTCAACGACCGCACGAAGATCGTGTCCGTCACGCAGGTGTCGAACGCGCTCGGCACGGTCGTGCCGGTGAAGGAGATCGTCGAGCTCGCGCATCGTGCCGGTGCGAAGGCGCTCGTCGACGGCGCGCAGTCGATCTCGCACATGCGTGTGGACGTGCAGGCCCTCGACGCGGATTTCTTCGTGTTCTCCGGGCACAAGATCTACGGGCCGACCGGGATCGGCGTCGTGTACGGCAAGCGCGCGATCCTCGACGACATGCCGCCGTGGCAGGGTGGCGGCAACATGATCGCGGACGTGACGTTCGAGCGCACGGTGTTCCAGCCGCCGCCGAACCGGTTCGAGGCCGGCACCGGCAACATCGCGGATGCGGTGGGGCTCGGCGCCGCGCTCGACTACGTGAACCGGGTCGGCATCGAGAACATCGCGCGCTACGAGCACGACCTGCTCGCGTATGCGACGAGCGTGCTCGCGCCGGTGCCGGGCGTGCGGCTCGTCGGCACGGCCCGCGACAAGGCGAGCGTGCTGTCGTTCGTGCTGAAGGGCTATGAGACCGAGGAAGTCGGGCAGGCGCTGAACGAAGAGGGCATCGCGGTGCGCTCGGGGCATCACTGCGCGCAGCCGATCCTGCGTCGCTTCGGGCTCGAGGCCACGGTGCGGCCGTCGCTCGCGTTCTACAACACGTGCGACGAAGTCGATGCGCTGGTGCGTGTCGTGCGGCGGCTTGCCGCGCGGCGCTGA